One region of Rhodohalobacter mucosus genomic DNA includes:
- a CDS encoding PIG-L deacetylase family protein — protein MKILYIFPHPDDESFGPAPAMHAQLRQGHEVHLLTLTKGEATKQRFRLGVDKAEMGEVRFREMQCVEKTLGLSSMTVLNLPDGELKRMNPIEIEKVIEEQIHRLRPDILVTYAVHGISGFHDHLVTHAVVKRVFCKLREEQGAGYPKRLALFTRMGEVVKDGKFRLEASSEEEIAFIEMCSEEDMEKFRQALDCYETYQEIIEASKVKEVTTKEVPFEIFGEDIDGRLSSISEGL, from the coding sequence ATGAAGATCCTTTACATATTCCCGCACCCGGATGATGAATCCTTTGGTCCGGCGCCCGCCATGCATGCCCAGCTGCGTCAGGGTCATGAGGTGCACCTGCTTACGCTTACCAAAGGTGAAGCCACCAAACAGAGATTCCGGCTGGGCGTGGATAAGGCAGAAATGGGGGAGGTCCGCTTCAGGGAGATGCAGTGCGTGGAAAAAACGCTGGGCCTGAGCAGTATGACGGTTCTGAATCTGCCTGACGGTGAACTGAAGCGCATGAATCCAATTGAAATCGAAAAAGTGATAGAGGAGCAGATCCACAGGCTGCGTCCCGATATTCTGGTGACCTACGCCGTTCACGGCATCAGCGGATTTCATGACCACCTGGTAACCCACGCTGTGGTAAAGCGGGTATTCTGTAAGCTCCGGGAAGAGCAGGGCGCAGGTTATCCCAAACGCCTTGCCCTCTTCACCAGAATGGGGGAGGTGGTGAAGGACGGAAAATTCAGGCTGGAAGCTTCATCGGAGGAGGAGATCGCTTTTATTGAAATGTGCAGCGAGGAGGACATGGAAAAATTCAGGCAGGCTCTCGATTGCTACGAAACCTACCAGGAAATCATTGAGGCGAGCAAGGTGAAAGAGGTAACCACCAAAGAGGTGCCTTTTGAAATCTTCGGCGAGGACATAGACGGCCGGCTGTCATCAATTTCGGAAGGGTTGTAA
- a CDS encoding AsmA family protein has product MGKTLKWGLAGILILLIAAAITLIMSVNLIVKSGIEEVGSEMTGTAVTVERVSISPFSGSGQISGFRVANPDGFSQPDAMVIDDFSIELDLFSLFSDEIVIHEVLINGPSVYVEQKVPENNINEIMSHMRDVPSGEASDASIVIERFVMTGGSVELYTEIAGEQTARVEINDIELNDLGRGGGSQAAEDVIREIAERVAGESLRGAARSGGEQIRDAIRDIFN; this is encoded by the coding sequence ATGGGCAAGACATTAAAATGGGGACTGGCCGGAATCCTGATCCTTCTGATTGCCGCAGCCATTACGCTGATCATGAGCGTAAACCTGATTGTAAAATCGGGCATTGAGGAGGTGGGCAGCGAAATGACCGGTACAGCCGTAACCGTCGAGCGCGTATCCATTTCTCCCTTTTCGGGCAGCGGACAAATCAGCGGTTTTCGCGTGGCCAATCCGGACGGCTTTTCGCAGCCCGATGCTATGGTGATCGACGACTTCTCCATTGAGCTTGACCTGTTTTCACTGTTCTCGGACGAAATTGTGATTCATGAAGTTTTGATTAACGGGCCCTCGGTTTATGTGGAGCAAAAAGTTCCCGAAAACAATATCAATGAGATCATGAGCCACATGAGGGATGTTCCGTCCGGTGAAGCTTCGGATGCATCCATCGTGATTGAACGATTTGTGATGACCGGCGGATCAGTAGAGCTTTATACGGAGATTGCAGGTGAGCAGACAGCCCGGGTCGAAATCAACGATATCGAACTCAACGATCTCGGCAGAGGAGGAGGGAGTCAGGCAGCGGAGGATGTGATCCGGGAGATTGCTGAGCGTGTGGCCGGTGAGTCACTCCGCGGCGCAGCGCGAAGCGGCGGAGAGCAGATACGGGATGCCATCCGGGACATTTTCAACTGA